CACGGGCAGTGCCGCCCACGCAGATACGCTATGCCGGCTTTTGCGCCCGCAGCCCGGCAAAGGCCAGAAGGACGCCCAAGGCCACTCCCAGCAGGGCGGCGAACAGCACCTGGAAGTGCGCGGGCAGCAGAAAGGTGATGGTGTGCGCGGGTATCCAGAACAGAGGCACGGTCTTTTTGAGCACAAAGCCCCACATGCTGTTCCAGTCCACGGCGCGCAGCAGGGCCGCTACGTCGGGTTTGCGCGCCAGGCTTGCCAGGCTGCCGCCGTTCTGGGTGATGTGGATATCCGTGAGCTTGTGAGTGATCATAAGCAGCGGCGCAAAAAAGACGTTCAGGCAGACGCTGATGCCGAAGGCCACTACCAGTTTGGCGCCGAAGCCCGTAGCCCCGGCCGTGAGCAGGCCCATTTCCGTCATCAGCTTGGGCGTGCCGCCGCCGTAAATGGTAAAAGCGATTTTGATGCCCATGCCCAGGAAGCCCCAAACCACGGCCTTGGGCAGCACGCCAAAGCCGGGCCGGTTGTACTGCCCGGTGGTGATGCGCAGGGCAATGCACTCGCCCAGCGTGGCCAGCACGGCGAATTTAAGAAAGCTCATACCGAATGGATACGCCGCAGTCAGGGCGATAAAGCCGTCCATGGCGCCGGGAATAACCAGCATGCCTAACACCGCCGCAACCCCCACGCCACACAAAACCTTGTCCGTCAGCCGCATACGTCCCTCCCTCTTGCTGCAACCCTCTGTTGCCGTTGCCCCGTGCCGCGCGCGGCCCATCCGGCGCGGACCCGGGTTTGGGGAGAATAACGGCAGATGTGTTTGAGGTAAACAGTTTTTCGCAGGTTTGCGCACTCCCTGGGGGCGGACGCCCGCCCTACCGGAAGCGTCGGTCAGCGCGATTCCGGATCCGCGGGCCTGGCCGCGCCCGCGCCGCTTTGCTGCCGCCGGCTGGTGACGGTGGCCCCGCCGATGCCCCAGTTGTCCATGGGCACCTCATCGATGATTACCACCGTAGTGGCGGGATTTTTACCCAGCACGCGGGCCAGCAGGTCCGTTACGCCCTGAATCAGCTCCGCCTTCTGCGCCGTCGTGGGCGCTTCCGCCCCGCCTGTGACCTTGATGTTGACGTAGGGCATTGCGCACGCCTCCTGTGGTTTTTGGAGGCATGTTCAGGCAGGAAATTGCAGCGCGCAGCAGATCCCTCGCCGAAGCCCCCCCCCCGCAAAACGCCGTTATAAAACAGCAGCGGATCCGCCTGCGCTCCGCCGCACGGGGCGGCCGGTCAGCCTTGCCGGACGGCCGCGCAATGTCCGGTTGTCCTGGCCCCTTGGCAGGGCCCACACCGAGGGCTTCAGCGCAGGTCATACTGATACTTGACGTGCAGCACTACCGGGATGTCTCCGTCGCCGAGAACGGGCGGGCGTTTCACTGTGCCGCTGACGGCAAGAATGGCCCTGCGGGCCGCCGCGTCCAGAACCGCCGACCCCGACGTCTGACGCAGCGCGGGAACACTGAAGCTACCGTCCGGACGCACAGAAAACGCAAATACGGCCACGCCTATCAGCCCCTGCTCGCCGCCGTCCAGCCGGTGGGCATGCACGGCAGCCTCCAGATCCTCCAGATAGGCAAAAAAAGCCTGCCGCCGTTTGTCTGCCGTGTCGGCCCGTTCCGATGGCGACGGGGCCGCCTCCATGCTGATGCCTGCGCCTCCTGCCGTTGCGGCTGCATCCACGCCCAGAGCCTCCAGGCGAATTGCCGCAGCGCCGCCGGAGGGTTCCGCGCTGTCCACAGCGGCCAGCAGGTACAATGCTCCCCAATGGACCATACAGGAAAACGCCAAAGCAGCGCAAAGGCGTTCGCCGCCGGTCATGGCTGCTCCGTCCGCGCCTGCCCGGACGTGGCAATAAGCAGCTTCTCCCCTCCTTGCATCCGTACTTCATCCACCAGAAAAATCAATCCTTCCACGGGGGCCTGGGGCTCGGCCACCAGCACCAGTCGGCCGGGCCGATTACGGAAGCCGCGCACGATTTCGTGCAGCCTGTCCCGAACGTTTTCGCGGAGCAGCGGCTGCCCTTCACAAAAAATGCCGCCGTCCGCCGCAAGCCGCAACTCCACCACCCTGCCGGACAACGTTCTGCTGCTGCGGGCCGGGGGCAGATCCACCTCCAGCCCCCGCACGGCAAAGGCCGCGGCCAGCACAAAAAAAATGAGCAGGATAAAAAGCATATCTATGAGCGGGATAAGATCGTACTCATAGGAAGGCTCCAAGCGTTTGGACAGGCGCAGCATTCAGCACTTTTCTCCGGCGGGGACGGACGCGGCCCTGTCGCCGCTGCCCTCTGACGCGGCGGCAGGAGGTTCATGGCGGTGCGATGCGGCAGTCACAGGTTCTACGCCTGCAGCATCGCGCAGCAGGGCGGCATTGCCTGCTGCATCCAGCATGGCGGCCACGCTTTTGAGCCTGCCGTGAAAAAATGCCAGGGAAAACTGAACAAAAATGGCGATGCTCAGGCCTGACGCCGTGTTCAGCAAAGCCTGCCAGATGCCGTCGGCCAGCATAGACAGGTCCACACCGCCAGAAGCGTGCGCCATACGGGAGAATATGGTGATCATGCCGCTGACCGTTCCCAGCAGGCCCATGAGCGGCGCCAGCCGCGCAATGGCCGCCAGCAGGCCCAGGCGACGCTCCAGCTGTTCCAATATCTGCTCCCCGGCCAAACGCAAAGCAGCGTCGCGCTGCAGACACGCGCCGGAAAGCAGGGCCGCAAAAGGCCGCAACAGAGGCACGCCCGCCATGCGCGACGCCACCGCCCCCAGATCGCCTGTACCCGACGCGGTCAGAATTTCCCGCCGCAGGGCGCCGTCCGGCAAGGGGCAGGCGGCATACAGCAAAAGACGCTCCACAATGACGGCCAGCGCCAGGATGGAAACTGCCAGCAGGGGCCACATCATCCAGCCCCCCAACGCCATAATGTTCATGTTACCTCCTTGCGGCTCCCGCCCCAGCCGACAGTACGCCCCCGCCACGCAACGCAGGGTTCAGATCCACGCCGATAAAAACCAGATAGCGTTCCGGCGCGTCATCGGGCGCAATTTCAAACTCCAGGCGCCCGGCGGCGTACTGCACCACAGCCGGACGCGCGCCGCCGGCAACGCGCAGATCCACAATGCCCTTGGCCCGCTGCAGGCCCGGCCCGGCCTCGGCCAGCAGCCGCCGCAGGGCGTCTTCACTGACCGGCCCGGTCATGGGGCGAGAGAATGCGGTTAT
This Desulfovibrio legallii DNA region includes the following protein-coding sequences:
- a CDS encoding TonB C-terminal domain-containing protein, translating into MTGGERLCAALAFSCMVHWGALYLLAAVDSAEPSGGAAAIRLEALGVDAAATAGGAGISMEAAPSPSERADTADKRRQAFFAYLEDLEAAVHAHRLDGGEQGLIGVAVFAFSVRPDGSFSVPALRQTSGSAVLDAAARRAILAVSGTVKRPPVLGDGDIPVVLHVKYQYDLR
- a CDS encoding ExbD/TolR family protein, translated to MLRLSKRLEPSYEYDLIPLIDMLFILLIFFVLAAAFAVRGLEVDLPPARSSRTLSGRVVELRLAADGGIFCEGQPLLRENVRDRLHEIVRGFRNRPGRLVLVAEPQAPVEGLIFLVDEVRMQGGEKLLIATSGQARTEQP
- a CDS encoding MotA/TolQ/ExbB proton channel family protein, with amino-acid sequence MNIMALGGWMMWPLLAVSILALAVIVERLLLYAACPLPDGALRREILTASGTGDLGAVASRMAGVPLLRPFAALLSGACLQRDAALRLAGEQILEQLERRLGLLAAIARLAPLMGLLGTVSGMITIFSRMAHASGGVDLSMLADGIWQALLNTASGLSIAIFVQFSLAFFHGRLKSVAAMLDAAGNAALLRDAAGVEPVTAASHRHEPPAAASEGSGDRAASVPAGEKC
- a CDS encoding tautomerase family protein, producing the protein MPYVNIKVTGGAEAPTTAQKAELIQGVTDLLARVLGKNPATTVVIIDEVPMDNWGIGGATVTSRRQQSGAGAARPADPESR